The following proteins come from a genomic window of Oncorhynchus masou masou isolate Uvic2021 chromosome 25, UVic_Omas_1.1, whole genome shotgun sequence:
- the LOC135513720 gene encoding epigen-like, which produces MSGPKQTVTAFSTTLVATLLILSTVAQSAEPSDNLQPTQRTLSLDLAEPTNTALPVNGSGVEEPRVLRTAKPCKDEDADYCLNGQCMYPPDSDTPACTCDVSYSGPRCGLLTHQATQCKFAVAEEVIGICVGVALLVCCLAVVLYCCIKRRCEKKYLPYKTYGGSENSV; this is translated from the exons ATGTCAGGACCGAAACAGACAGTAACCG CCTTCTCCACCACTCTGGTTGCAACGTTGCTCATCCTCTCCACTGTGGCTCAGTCAGCAGAACCTTCAGACAACCTTCAACCAACACAACGGACACTCAGCCTGGACCTTGCAGAGCCCACGAACACTGCACTACCTGTAAATG GCAGTGGTGTGGAGGAGCCTCGTGTTCTCAGGACGGCAAAACCCTGTAAAGACGAAGATGCTGACTACTGCCTGAACGGACAGTGCATGTACCCACCTGACAGCGATACCCCTGCCTGCAc gtgtgACGTGTCCTATAGCGGCCCTCGCTGTGGTCTGTTGACTCACCAGGCGACGCAGTGCAAGTTTGCCGTAGCAGAGGAGGTGATTGGCATCTGTGTGGGCGTGGCCTTGCTCGTCTGCTGCCTCGCTGTCGTTCTCTACTGCTGCATCAAgagaag GTGTGAAAAAAAATATCTCCCCTATAAGACCTACGGTGGCTCGGAGAACTCAGTTTAG